The region AAACAAGTAAGAGTACAGATGAACCAAAAATAGCGATCATCAATCCTGTTTCATTCAAACGTGTAGCCATGACTTCTGCCACTTTATAAAGTTCTACTGAACCTGTCAGTGCATAAATAACAGCTGAACCCATTGCAAAGAATGCTGCTGCAAGCGCACCCATTGTAAAGTACTTCACCGCTGCTTCATATGAATTGCTTCTGTTGTGCAACGCAATAAGCGTATAGAGTGAAAGAGATGCTGTCTCAAGCCCTACAAAGATCAGAATAAGGTTATCTGATGCTACCATAAACTGGAATCCTGCAATCATAAATAAGAAGAGTGCAAAAAATTCAGGATATGAATACTCATGAAATCTTTTTGACGTGAGTGCAAGTGGTATGAAGATCATTGATCCACCAACGATCATCAGTTGAGAGATGATAGAGATACCATCGATCAACATGACATCAAAGAATCCACGTTCATTGACATTGAGTCCCAATACAGAACCAAAATTAATGAAAAGTACTAGGATCGTTAACATCACATACAGTGACTTATGTAATTTCTCATTAAGAAGATCAAGAATCAAAATAATCAAACCGCCGGCAATAGCTATAAGCATTGGTGCTAGGGAAATAAGGTTTAGGCTTTCTAAACTCACATTAATTGGCTCTAACATTAGTTCACCTCCTTATTTGATTTTGCAACTCTTATCATATCTTTTGCCTCTTGTGTAATCGCTTTTTCATCCATAAAGCTTAACAGTGCTTTTACAGAGTTATCTATTGGGCCGAGTACTGGTTTAGGATATACACCTAACCAAACTACAATCGCAACCAATGGAATAAGTGACCATGTTTCTCTACGATTTAGATCTTTAAGTTTTTTGTTCTCTTCATTATTCAATGGTCCAAAGAATGTACGTTTCATGACTCTTAACATATAGACGGCACCTAAAATAATAGAAGTACCAGCTAAGATAGTCATCATAGGTGATACTTGGTAGAAACCAAGAAGAACAAGGAATTCACCCACAAAACCGATAGTCAGTGGTAAACCTACCGATGCCATGAGCATAATTCCAAAAATAACCGCAAATTTAGGCATCACTGATGCGATACCACCAAATTCAGACATAAGTTTTGTATGTCTTCTATCATAGATCATACCCACAAGCATAAACAGTGCACCCGAAACGATACCGTGAGACAACATTTGGAATACTGAACCTGACAGACCCTCTGCATTCATTGCAAAAAGACCAAGCATAATAATACCCATATGTGATACCGAAGAGTATGCGACCACTTGTTTCACATCTTTTTGAGCATATGCGATCATTGCTGTATAGATGATCATAATGAGTGACAATACAGCAATTGGTGTGATTGATATCACAGAGGCATCCGGGAACATTGGAAGTGAAAATCTTACAAATCCGTATGTACCCATTTTAAGGAGTACCGCTGCAAGAATGACCGAACCTATTGTTGGTGCTTGACCGTGTGCATAGGGGATCCAAGTATGAAATGGGAACATCGGTACTTTAATAGCAAAACCGATAAAGAACGCTGCAAATAACCACAATTGATAATTCACAGGCAATACCAATGCATACCAGTCAGTAATTGCAAAGCTCCATACGCCAGTAAGGTTATGGTAAATATATGCAACAAATAACATACCTACAAGCATGATCAATGACCCTGTAAATGTATAGAGGAAGAATTTGATCGATGCATAAATTCTAAGCGGTCCACCCCATGCACCAACGATATAAAGCATTGGTACCAGTGAAAGCTCCCAGAATAAGTAGAAGATAATCGCATCAAGTGCAACAAATACACCTACCATTGTCATCTCTAGGAAAAGCAGTGTCACAATCATATTTTTAATATTTTTCGTTTCACCCATACTTGCCATACCGATAAGTGTCATCAATGTTGTCATCAGAATAATGAACAATGAGATACCATCCGCACCAACATAATAAGAGATACCCATATCAGGGATCAATGGGATCATTTCTACAAACTGCATTCCGGCACTTGATGTATCGAAACTGAACCATAACCATAAAGAGAGCAAGAATTCGATTGTCGCTACAGTAATACCATAGGCTCTAGCACTCTCTTTATCTACTACAAATCCAAGCAATCCTGCAACTGCCGGGAAGAAGACCAATATACTTAAAATATTTTCCATTTTTACCCCTTAACCTATCATCGCTGAAATCGCAGCAATTACCAATAACAGTACCGCACCAACAGCCATCCAGTTTAGATAGTTTGAAAGGTTACCTGTTTGCATACTTCTTGTTTTATCACCAGAACCGTAAAGGAACTTCGCAATATTATCTACGGTTGCATCTACTATTTTTAAATCTACCTCTGTCCAGAATTTCTCAGAAATCATCATATATGGTTTGGTGATGAATTCTTCATAGAATTTTGGCACATAATATTGGTTGGCAAGTAGTTTATAGAAGAAACCGTTTTCAACTTTTTCACTTCTTTTCCAAGCATTTTCACCTGTTCTTGCATATTTATAATAAGCATAAGCGATACCCGAGAGTGCAAAGAAAATTACAATAAGACCCAAATACGTTGCCAAGTGGTGTGTATGATCAGACATTTCATACTGAACAGTCTCACCTATCTTATAGATAAATGCTTTGTATGATCCCATAAACCATCCTGTGATAATAGCAAGTACTGCAAGAGGAGACATTGCTACGAGGACAAATTTGTACATTTCATGTGGGTGGAACCCTAATGGTGTGTGACGATCTTCACCATGGAATGATAAAAAGACTTGTCTAAATGAATAAAATGCCGTCATTCCCGCAGTGATCACCAACATGCCCCATAAGATATAAGTATGTTCATTAAATGCTGTTTCAATGATCGCATCTTTTGACCAGAAACCTGCAAGTGGCGGCAGACCAGCAAGTGCAACAGAAGCGATAGTCATATAGATCCATGTACCTCTCATCTTCTTTCTAAGTGCACCCATCTTAAAGAGATCAAGCTCATCATGCATAGCATGCATCACGTTACCTCCACCAAGGAAAAGGAGTGCTTTAAAGAAGGCGTGTGCCGCAAGGTGGAAAAGTGCGATCCAATACGCACCAAGTCCTGCCGCTGCGAACATATATCCTAACTGCGAAAGTGTAGAGTACGCAATAATTCTTTTTAAGTCACGTTCAACCAGTGCCATTGATGCTGCGTAGAATGCAACAAAGGTACCAAGAGAAGCAATAAAGAAACTCACTCCAGCAACTTCTTCCATACTATACAATGGGTTAGATCTAATCACTAAGAAAACCCCTGCTGTTACCATCGTTGCTGCGTGAATCAATGCAGAAACCGGTGTAGGACCTTCCATTGCATCCGTTAACCATGTGTGAAGCGGAAACTGCGCTGATTTACCCATCGCACCGATAAAGAGTGCGATCGCCGCTGTAACCAAGACGGTTTCACCAAGATATGGAAGCTGAGCAAATACTTCATCATACTGAAGTGAACCTGTGTTCCAGTAAAGAATAAAGATACCGATCAGCATACCAAGGTCAGCGATACGGTTCATAATAAATGCTTCATTTGCTGCCCAAGACGGAGAGATCGAAGGATTTTCTTCTCTTGTCTGATCTGGCTTGTGATACCAAAAACCAACCAGTAACCATGAACAAACACCAACACCTTCCCAACCTATAAACAGACCGGCAAAGTTATCTGACATTACAAGTATCATCATAGAGAATACGAAAGCCGACAGATAGGAGAAGAATCTGTTAAAACTCTTATCATGGTCCATATAACCGATCGCATAAATATGTACTACTGTAGAAACCAAAGTTACTACTGTCATCATGGTTACTGAGATCTGATCAACCACAAAACCAAATGGTATATTGAGATCTCCAGCATTGATCCAATCCATCATCGTTACATGTACCACTGTACCTGTTGTGTAAAGGTTGAATGCTAAGGTTGCTGAAGCGACAAACGACAAACCTATAAGTAGAGAACCTACTACACCTACAAATATTTTTCTTTCACTCATACCAAATAAAGCTGCAAAAAGAGACCCTACAAATGGTGCAAAAAGTGCTATATATACTAAATTTTCCATTATTATCCTCTCATGCTTGCAAGGTCATCTAAATCAAGACTTCCATATTTTTTATACAATACAATTAATATACCAAGACCCACTGCAACTTCACTCGCTGCAATAGCGATAATAAAGAATGCAAACATTTGCCCTGTTAAATCATTGTAATAGTGTGAAATAGCTGCAAATGCTATATTTACTGCATTAAGCATGACCTCTGTTGCGAAGAAAAGCATTAAAAGGTTTCTTCTTCTAAGTACCCCGATCAATCCTATAGAGAATAGGATCGCAGATACGATCAAATAATGAGAAAGACCTATCATCATTTTTCATCCTTTACTATCATAATTTCATCATCTGCACCCATATCTTCAGTGAGACTCACATCCATTTTCTTACCAGCAAGTATAATCCCTGCGATCATTGCTACGAGTAACATGAGTGCTGCTACCTCAAACGGTACAAGGTACTTTGTAAAGAGTATGATACCAACATCTTGGGCATTGCCCACACCTTCATGCATTGGGTAAAGTGCCTGTACACTCTCGCTGAAGATCGGTGCTGCGAACATAAGTACCAGCACCAATGCCGAGAGTCCACCAAGTAAAAATACTAAAGCATTGTTTGTATTTTTCTCTTTAATCGTTCTTGTTGCATCAAAAAACATCATCGCAAATGCATAAAGAGCCATAACAGCCCCGACATATACAACAAGTTGAACTACACCAAGGAAATCTGCGCCTAAGATGAAGAAGAATCCAGAGATAAGGACCATACCAGCTGCAAGTGATGTCATAGAGTAAAGTATATTTTTACTCATCACAGTGATCAAGAAAAGTCCTATTGTCAAAATAGAAAAGAGATAAAAAGCAAATCCTTCCATTGTCATCAAAGATGCTATAAAGTTTTCTAACATGTCATCTCCTCCCTAATACGCTAAAGGCGTTTTTTTGATATTTTCATCTGCATTTGGGGATACTGCCCCAAATCCATCATACTCTTGCTGTAAGTTCAGTTTGTCGATAGGTGTTAACATATCTTCAAAGAGTGAGAACCCGGCTCTTTGCTCTGCAGCATTCTCATAACGCGGTCCATGAACGATAGCAAGTTCCGGACATACTTCTGCACAATAACCACAAAAGATACAACGACCGAAGTTAATGGTATATTCACTGACTTCTTTACGTTGTTCTTCATCATATCTTGTATCCATAGCGATACAATTTGAGATACATATTTTTTCACAAAGACCACAACCGATACATCTGTAGTTACCTGATTCAAGTAATCTAAGCATGTCATGGATCGCTCTATATCTTGGCGATATTGGCATTTTTTCAAATGGATACTTTACTGTATGCATATCGCCTTTAAAAAGTGCCTTAAGCATGGATCTCATTGTGACCCAAAGTCCTACAAAAAGCTCACCTTTAACAGTTCTTTTTGCCACTTGAGAGAACTGTGCCATCGCTGTTTCAGGTTTACTTCCTACATCAAGTGTTCTGTAGTTTTGTGTTCCTACATTTCTGTTTTTAAATTGTTCTAAACTCATACCTGCTCCTTTATACCATCATCACTACAGCAGTGATCAGAATATTGATCACAGCGATTGGCATTAATACTTTCCAACAAAGCCACATCAATTGATCTGGTCTGATATGTGGCCATGATGCTCTTACCCATAACATCAAGAAGAAGAAGAATGCGACTTTAAGGATAATAAACAACCATCCAAATGCACCTGCTGTATCAAAGCCACCTAAGAATACGATGGAAGCAATAATTGCAACGGTGATCATGTTTGCATACTCACCAATAAAGAACATACCCCATCTCATTCCAGAATACTCTGTTGCATACCCGGAAACAACTTCTGCCTCATGTTCAAGAAGGTCGAATGGTGTTCTGTTCGTCTCTGCAAATCCTGCAATGAGGAAGAGTACAAATGCTACTGGTTGTTGCCAGATCAACCAAGAACCGATACCACCAGCTTGTGCGTCATTAAAGTCAACAAATGACAATGAACCAACCAACATGATCGGTGCCAAGATAGAAAGCCCTGTCACGACCTCATAAGATAAAAACTGGATCGCTGTTCTCGCTGCTCCTATGATACCCCATTTGTTCGCTTGTGACATACCTGCTAAAAGTGGACCGTAAAGTCCTGCTGCCATCATACCAAGTACAAACAATACACCGATGTTCAAATCAGATGCAATAGATGGTACAAAGGTACCACCAAGTAAAGGAATAAACTCAGGAACCGTAAAGTCTGGGAAAACCGGTACAGCAGAAAGGGCAATAAATGCCGTTGCTGCTGTAATGATCGGTGCGATCATAAAGATCAGTTTGTTTGCATTTTGTGGGATAATATCCTCTTTCGTGAAGAGTTTAATACCATCTGCCGCAATTTGTAATAAACCATAAGGTCCTACGTGCATTGGCCCAAGACGTCTCTGCATAAATGCAAGTACTTTTCTTTCTACATACGTACCAAAACCTGCAATTGCCGAAATCACAGCCAAGATAATCACGGCTTTGATAATGACACCTAGAGCAGTTACCTCCGGTAAGTTTTCTATGAGTGTTGTTTCCATATTACACCTTTCTCAATGTTACTGTTTGATATCTTGACCCACCAAAGAGACCATACACATCTTTAGCAGATTTGAAATCTGGTACTTTTACGATGTCACCTTCGATCTTTTCATCGGCTACCACATCTAAAGTAATACTTCCATTTTCAAATACTACTTCTACTTTTTCTCCCAAACTCTCAGCTTTCGCAGTACTTGCATACAGTGCGAATGCTTCAAAGATCTCATGAGACTTGTCTGTAAAGTCGTTAAACTGTCTAGCAGGGTTACATCTATAGGCGATTTCGCCTTCCAGCGCTAAACTCTCGTCAAATTTCTCAACAGTCGGTAGTGCTACCTCATCGACTGTGACATCAAGTCTATATCCGCGATTATCTACACCAGCATTTGTAAATGCATTTGGCAACGAGTCAAATGCAACAGCTTTAAAGCCTTTTGCTGCTGGAAGCATTTCAGTCCAGTCAATCGTTAACTCTGGTGCACCTACCAGTGCTTTCATAAGATCATTCAGTTCATATCCACCATACTCTAATGCAGCGTTCGTAGGAAGTACTCTTTTAGCTATAGAGGTCAATGTTCCCTCTTGCTGGTTCATAGCCGGCATATCTAAGTCTCCATCACCCAGTGCAGAGAGTCTAAAGTCACCATTTTCGTTATACCCTATTGTATATCCAGAACATTCATCATCAAGATCACAGATCAGTGCCACACCCAGTGCATTTGATTTTGGTGGAGTCATCACCACATCAATGTTACATGTTGCCTCTATAAGTGCTACAAGTTTAGCCAGGTTTTCTGCTTTTTCATGGAAGTAAAGATCTTCACCCACCATCAATGAGAACGCTTCTTTTTTCTTCATCATTTTTTCAAATGCATCATCAAACTTCTCGGAATCCTTACCCAAAAGTGTCACTAGACCGTTGATCGTCACAGTAATCTCTTTTTCAACCGTCTCTTTGACTTTTTTAGATACTTCTTCCTCTTCGCCGGTCTCTTCGTTAACAACCATCTCTTTGACAGTCTTCATAACTTGCTCTTTCACCGTTCTGGTCTCAGAACTTTTAAAGCTTTCAATATATTCTTTGACTTCAGCAGGAAGTTTCTCTTTGTCTGCAAACAGGTCCAAGATAAGGTAAAGTGCCGCTTCTTCAAGCCCCACTTTGTGATTGAACACTTCAACTGTCTTACCGAATGTAGGGATGAGTGTATCACCTACCGGATGGAAATAAAGTCCTGCACCTTTGTTAAGCTTTTGTACATTGTTAAAGGCATATTTCATTGCTGGAGAATCGTTTCTAAGTGCTGCACCTACAGAGATCACAAAATCACTCTTCTTCATGATCGCATCTGGATCTGTAGAGTATAAAGAGGAACCTGAAGCTGCTGTATAATGTCCTAAGAATTTTTGGAATGCTCTTACTTCTGGGTTGTAGAGTTTAATGCCCATTTTTTCTTTCAGTGTCTGAAGCATCATTGCTTCTTCATTCGTGATCATAGAGTTAAATCGGACTGTATCTGCTTTTTTAAAGGCTTCAAGTGCTGCATTAAATGTTGCTTCATCTTTCGTTGCCCCTCTGTTCTCAAAGTCATAAGCAAAACGTGCTGAACCATCAAGTGATACATACGACCACTCATTGGTAATACGGTAAATTTTTTCAGATCTGTCTTCTATGGATGTAGGTTTTACTTCATAGTAGATTTGCGCACCATCACTTGAGTGTGCTGCAACAGCAGGTATTCTTCTTAAATCCCAGGCATTTGACTTGTAGACAAAGTCACGGCTTGCGAGTGCACCCACCGGACATACTGCAATACATTCACCACAGTCTGAACAGTTCGTAGATTCTGTACCGTTACTCGGAGCAATAATAGACTTTTGCAGTTTGTTCCACATAGAGTATGCATCTTTTGGCATCGTATCTTTATAGCTTTTGTCAAGTTCAGGCCCACCTCTTTTAACTGTGGTGATCGCCGCGTCTCCAACCATATCTTTACAAACAGTCGTACAACGTTCACACACGATACAAAGACCTGGATCATAATGCAATACGGAAGACCAGTTTGTTGTCTCTCTTTTCATATCTGGGATCATATATGATTGTGAATCTACCGCAAGTTCAAGTGTATAGTTCTGTAATTCACACTCTCCGGACTTATCGCACACACCACACTGAAGCGGGTGGTTCACATCATAGACTTCCATGATAGCTCTACGCTCTTCAAGGATATTTTCTGTCTCAGTAGTGACTTCCATACCTTCTTTTACTTTAGCGTTACATGCATATACTTGTTTACCATCTGCCTCTACCAGACAAATACGACATGCCAATGTCGGCGAACATCTTGTCAGGTAACATATAGCCGGGATGAAAACATCATTAGCACGAGCAGCATTAAGGATATATTCACCTTCTTTTGCTTTGTACTCTACACCATCAATCGAAATTGAGACCATATTATCTACTGTTTGTACTTCACTCATCGTTGTTTCCTATATTTTGATTATTTATTTTTTCAAAAGCTAGTCTGCTAAATCTATAGGAGGATAGCAAAGATGCACTTAATTTTATGTCAAAAGTAGGATTTAACGCAATGGTTCCTTTCATATATGTATCAATTTTAAACACACGTATAAATTTAACGCCCTCAATCTCAAAAGAAATCAAATCACCATCTTGCAATTTTGTAGCTATGGCAAACTGTTTAGAACCACGTAATATATTATCTGTTCCCCTCTCTTGCGCCATTGGTTTTTCTACTTTATACGTATAAATAACTGCACCATCAT is a window of Sulfurovum sp. TSL6 DNA encoding:
- a CDS encoding NADH-quinone oxidoreductase subunit M, whose protein sequence is MENILSILVFFPAVAGLLGFVVDKESARAYGITVATIEFLLSLWLWFSFDTSSAGMQFVEMIPLIPDMGISYYVGADGISLFIILMTTLMTLIGMASMGETKNIKNMIVTLLFLEMTMVGVFVALDAIIFYLFWELSLVPMLYIVGAWGGPLRIYASIKFFLYTFTGSLIMLVGMLFVAYIYHNLTGVWSFAITDWYALVLPVNYQLWLFAAFFIGFAIKVPMFPFHTWIPYAHGQAPTIGSVILAAVLLKMGTYGFVRFSLPMFPDASVISITPIAVLSLIMIIYTAMIAYAQKDVKQVVAYSSVSHMGIIMLGLFAMNAEGLSGSVFQMLSHGIVSGALFMLVGMIYDRRHTKLMSEFGGIASVMPKFAVIFGIMLMASVGLPLTIGFVGEFLVLLGFYQVSPMMTILAGTSIILGAVYMLRVMKRTFFGPLNNEENKKLKDLNRRETWSLIPLVAIVVWLGVYPKPVLGPIDNSVKALLSFMDEKAITQEAKDMIRVAKSNKEVN
- the nuoL gene encoding NADH-quinone oxidoreductase subunit L, which produces MENLVYIALFAPFVGSLFAALFGMSERKIFVGVVGSLLIGLSFVASATLAFNLYTTGTVVHVTMMDWINAGDLNIPFGFVVDQISVTMMTVVTLVSTVVHIYAIGYMDHDKSFNRFFSYLSAFVFSMMILVMSDNFAGLFIGWEGVGVCSWLLVGFWYHKPDQTREENPSISPSWAANEAFIMNRIADLGMLIGIFILYWNTGSLQYDEVFAQLPYLGETVLVTAAIALFIGAMGKSAQFPLHTWLTDAMEGPTPVSALIHAATMVTAGVFLVIRSNPLYSMEEVAGVSFFIASLGTFVAFYAASMALVERDLKRIIAYSTLSQLGYMFAAAGLGAYWIALFHLAAHAFFKALLFLGGGNVMHAMHDELDLFKMGALRKKMRGTWIYMTIASVALAGLPPLAGFWSKDAIIETAFNEHTYILWGMLVITAGMTAFYSFRQVFLSFHGEDRHTPLGFHPHEMYKFVLVAMSPLAVLAIITGWFMGSYKAFIYKIGETVQYEMSDHTHHLATYLGLIVIFFALSGIAYAYYKYARTGENAWKRSEKVENGFFYKLLANQYYVPKFYEEFITKPYMMISEKFWTEVDLKIVDATVDNIAKFLYGSGDKTRSMQTGNLSNYLNWMAVGAVLLLVIAAISAMIG
- the nuoK gene encoding NADH-quinone oxidoreductase subunit NuoK yields the protein MIGLSHYLIVSAILFSIGLIGVLRRRNLLMLFFATEVMLNAVNIAFAAISHYYNDLTGQMFAFFIIAIAASEVAVGLGILIVLYKKYGSLDLDDLASMRG
- a CDS encoding NADH-quinone oxidoreductase subunit J, which produces MLENFIASLMTMEGFAFYLFSILTIGLFLITVMSKNILYSMTSLAAGMVLISGFFFILGADFLGVVQLVVYVGAVMALYAFAMMFFDATRTIKEKNTNNALVFLLGGLSALVLVLMFAAPIFSESVQALYPMHEGVGNAQDVGIILFTKYLVPFEVAALMLLVAMIAGIILAGKKMDVSLTEDMGADDEIMIVKDEK
- the nuoI gene encoding NADH-quinone oxidoreductase subunit NuoI; this translates as MSLEQFKNRNVGTQNYRTLDVGSKPETAMAQFSQVAKRTVKGELFVGLWVTMRSMLKALFKGDMHTVKYPFEKMPISPRYRAIHDMLRLLESGNYRCIGCGLCEKICISNCIAMDTRYDEEQRKEVSEYTINFGRCIFCGYCAEVCPELAIVHGPRYENAAEQRAGFSLFEDMLTPIDKLNLQQEYDGFGAVSPNADENIKKTPLAY
- the nuoH gene encoding NADH-quinone oxidoreductase subunit NuoH, which produces METTLIENLPEVTALGVIIKAVIILAVISAIAGFGTYVERKVLAFMQRRLGPMHVGPYGLLQIAADGIKLFTKEDIIPQNANKLIFMIAPIITAATAFIALSAVPVFPDFTVPEFIPLLGGTFVPSIASDLNIGVLFVLGMMAAGLYGPLLAGMSQANKWGIIGAARTAIQFLSYEVVTGLSILAPIMLVGSLSFVDFNDAQAGGIGSWLIWQQPVAFVLFLIAGFAETNRTPFDLLEHEAEVVSGYATEYSGMRWGMFFIGEYANMITVAIIASIVFLGGFDTAGAFGWLFIILKVAFFFFLMLWVRASWPHIRPDQLMWLCWKVLMPIAVINILITAVVMMV
- a CDS encoding NADH-quinone oxidoreductase subunit G; amino-acid sequence: MSEVQTVDNMVSISIDGVEYKAKEGEYILNAARANDVFIPAICYLTRCSPTLACRICLVEADGKQVYACNAKVKEGMEVTTETENILEERRAIMEVYDVNHPLQCGVCDKSGECELQNYTLELAVDSQSYMIPDMKRETTNWSSVLHYDPGLCIVCERCTTVCKDMVGDAAITTVKRGGPELDKSYKDTMPKDAYSMWNKLQKSIIAPSNGTESTNCSDCGECIAVCPVGALASRDFVYKSNAWDLRRIPAVAAHSSDGAQIYYEVKPTSIEDRSEKIYRITNEWSYVSLDGSARFAYDFENRGATKDEATFNAALEAFKKADTVRFNSMITNEEAMMLQTLKEKMGIKLYNPEVRAFQKFLGHYTAASGSSLYSTDPDAIMKKSDFVISVGAALRNDSPAMKYAFNNVQKLNKGAGLYFHPVGDTLIPTFGKTVEVFNHKVGLEEAALYLILDLFADKEKLPAEVKEYIESFKSSETRTVKEQVMKTVKEMVVNEETGEEEEVSKKVKETVEKEITVTINGLVTLLGKDSEKFDDAFEKMMKKKEAFSLMVGEDLYFHEKAENLAKLVALIEATCNIDVVMTPPKSNALGVALICDLDDECSGYTIGYNENGDFRLSALGDGDLDMPAMNQQEGTLTSIAKRVLPTNAALEYGGYELNDLMKALVGAPELTIDWTEMLPAAKGFKAVAFDSLPNAFTNAGVDNRGYRLDVTVDEVALPTVEKFDESLALEGEIAYRCNPARQFNDFTDKSHEIFEAFALYASTAKAESLGEKVEVVFENGSITLDVVADEKIEGDIVKVPDFKSAKDVYGLFGGSRYQTVTLRKV